GGGGGAGGAACTCCAGCGGTCCCGGCACCGCGATGCCGGCATTGTTCACGAGGCCGGCCAGTCCCCTGACCCCCACGACGGCGGAGACGGTGCGGGTGGCGCCCGCGATCGACGCGGCATCGGTGACGTCGAGGGCCACCGCGGTGAGCCGCCCCGAGGCGCGCTGCTGGAGCGCGGCCCCGTCGGTCGCGCGCCGCACGCCCGCGAAGACTTGAAAGCCGAGCGCGTCCAGCCCGAGCGCGCACGCGGCCCCGATGCCGGTGGAGGCGCCGGTGACGACGACGGCGCCGTCGCGGGTGGGCGGCTCGGTGGGCGCCATGGTCAGGGGTTTCCGGTTCCCGATCCGAGCGCGTCCGAGAGCCGTCGCCCTAGATGCCCGCCGATGGCGCCGGCCACCAGCACCAGCACGACGGCAGCAGCCGATTCGCCCGGGCCCGGCACCTGCGGCGCGAAGGCCGGGTTGCCGGCGAATGCGCGGCCCGAGGTGACGAGAAGGGCGGCGCCGTGAGCCATGGCGGCCAGCTCGGGGCGCTGGCGGGGGCCGACCAGGACCAGCGCGAGCACGGGGATCACGCTGATCAGGTGGAAGAGGCCGCCGATGGCGCCCGGCGTGCCGCCGCTCTTTCGCGCGATGGCATTGGCGAGCGCGATGGGCGAGGTGGGATCCTTGGCCATCTCCTCCTCGATCACCGACACCGGCTGCAGGCTCTCGAAGCCCACACGCGCGATCCACGTGCCGATGACGCCGGTGGCGATGACCAGGGTCAGCACCGCGAGCGGCATCCAGCGTCGCCCCGCGAGGCGCGCGGCCGGGATCAGCGCCAAGGGCAGGATCAGCGCGGAGAGAATGGCGAGGGTGAAGAACCGCACGCCGCCGTGCACGTAGGCGACGAGGCTCGACGGCTCCACGGTGAGGTGCAGTCCGCGGAAGAGCCCTGCGCCGGCCACCGCGATGCCGAGGAGGCGCGCGGCGCCGTCGGCGTAGAGCTCGCGCGCGATGAGGAGACACCCCCAGCTGTTGACGACCCCGCCCGCGATCCCGAGCAGATGCGGCGGGCTCCACAGCGTGACGTCGAGGCCGAAGAGACGGTGCCAGAGATCGTCGATGGGCGCGGCGAGCACGGTGAGCGCCATGCCCCACGCCGCGAGGTGAAAGCCCCGCGTGCCCTCGAGGCCGGCCACGCGCAGGCGCGCAACCGGCGCGCCCCCACGGAGGGTGTCGAAAGCCAGCATGCCGAACGACAGCAGCCCCGCCAGGGTCACGCCCGCGTAGGTCATGAGATGCGGCGCGATCCAGAACGTGTCGCGTCCGATGCGCACGTGCCACTGGATGTCCCACTGCACGCCCCAGCCGGTCACGAGCTTCGCGGCGCAGAGCATCCAGAAGACGGCGCGATGGAGCGCGAGCGAATCCGTGCGCGCGGCGGCGGCGCCCGTCGCGTACGGCGCACCCAGCGGGATTCCCACCGGCTCAGGCATGGCGGCGCCAGTTTACACTGGCCGGCGCGGCCTCACTCGATGACGAGGTCGGCCTGCACCAGCACCGAGGGCGGCACGGTCAGGCGGAGGGCCTTGGCCGTCCGCAGATTGACCGTGAAGTCGAACTTGGTCGGCATCTCGACGGGGAGATCGGCCGGGCGGGCGCCTTTGAGGATGCGGTCCACGTAGTCGGCGCCGCGTCGATAGGCGGTATCCAGGCTCGGCCCATACGCGATGAACCCGCCGGCCTCGGCGAAGTCCCGGTAGATCGACACCAGCGGCAGCGATTGTCGCGCGGCCAGCTCGGTGACCCGCTTGCGATGCTTGGTCATCGCGCCGTCGTCCATGACGAATACGGCTTCGGCGCGGGTCCGCGCCGCCGCCTGGAACACCGCGACGAAATCGGGGGGTTCCCCGACGGGCAGCCGCGCGAATTGGAGGCCGAGCTGCAGGCATCGCCGCTCGGTCTCCTTGACGACGACCAGGCCGCCCGGATTGTCCTCCTTGTAGAGCGCGGCGACCCGCGTGATGCTCGGCGCGACCTCGTGCAGGAGCTGTATCCCCTTGGCCGCCAGCTCGTCGGGCATGAAGGCCACGCCCGTGACGTTGCCGCCGGGCCGGGCGAGACTCCCGACCAGGCCTTGCCCGACCGGATCCGCGACGCGCATGATGACGATCGGGACGGTCGAGGTGGCCTTCTTCGCCGCCTGGACCGACGGCGTGTTCACGGCGAGGATGACGTCGACCTTGAGCCGGAGCAGCTCCTCGGCGAGCGCGGGGAGCCGGTCGCTGCGCCCCCCCGCGTTTCGCACGTCGATCGCGATGTTCCGGCCTTCGACCTGGCCGAGCCGACCGAGCTCCTCGCGCACGGTCTCGAGCAGACCCGGCTGGAGATCCTGCGCGAGGACCCCGAGCCGGTGTGTCTTCGCCACCTGCGCGTCGGCGGCGGCAGGGAAGGTGAAGAGCATGCAAGCCACGGCGATGGAAAGTGTGCGGAGCGAGGCGCGGGCCCCTGGGGACATGCCGCGGCCAGTCTACAACGGACCGGCGCGCGGCGGCGTGTTATCCTGCCTTCAATGGCCGAGGAAAGCACCCGCCACCTGCTCAAGCTCTTCGGCGTCGCGGTGACGACCTTCGAGGAAGCGGTCGAGGCCGGCACCGGTGACGGCGCGCGCAAGGCGGAAGCCGAGCTCCGCGCGCGCATGAAGGAGCTGATCGCGCTCGTCGAGCGCCTCTCGGAGCGCGCGGCCAAGCTCTAGTGCCGCCGAGCCGCATCGTCTCGCTCGTCCCCAGCATCACCGAGATCCTCTTCGCGCTCGGCGTGGGGGACGCGGTGGTCGGCTGCACCATCTACTGCACGCAGCCCCCCGAGGGCGTGGCCACCAAGACCCGCATCGGCGGCGAGAAGAATCCCAAGCTCGAGCTGATCCGCGACCTCGGCACCGACCTCGTGATCGCCAACGTCGAGGAGAACCTGCGCGAGCACGTGGAGACCCTGCGCGGCTGGGGCCTTGCCGTCCACGTGGTGTATCCCCGGACCGTGGTGGAGGGGATCGCGCTCGTGCGGGAGCTGGGCGAGGTGGTGGGCGCAGCCGCCCGCGGCGTCACCCTCGCGGCCGACCTCGCGGCGCGCCACGCGGCGGCCCGTGCGGCGCTCGCCCGCCGTGCGCCGGCGCGGGTGTTCTGTCCCATCTGGCGGAACCCCTACATGACGCTCAACCGGGACACCTACGTCCACGACATGCTCGCGACCTGCGGGGGCGCGAACGTGTTCGCGGACGCGTCGAAGCGCTATCCGGAGGTGAGCCTGGGCGAGGTCGCGGCGGCGGCGCCGGACGTCATCCTGCTGCCCGACGAGCCGTATCGCTTCCGCCGCGTGCACGCGGCCGACTTCGAGCCCTATCCCGCGCTGCGCGCCGCCCGGGTGCGCTTCGTGGACGGCAAGCTACTGTCCTGGTACGGTCCCCGCATCGGCGAGGCGCTGGAAACCCTGCCGGGCCTCCTCGCCGCCTGAGTCCCTCTACTCGACCTCCAGGATCATCTCGATCTCGACGGGGATGTTGAACGGCAGCTCCGCCATGCCCACCGCGGAGCGCGCGTGGCGGCCGTTCTCGCCGAAGACCTCGACCATGAGATCGGAGAAGCCGTTGATCACCTTCGGGGTGTCGGTGAAACCGGGCGCACAGTTCACCATGCCCAGCACCTTCACCACGCGCTTGACCTTGTCCAAGCTCCCGAGCAGCGCTCTGGCGGAGCCGAGGAGGTTGATCCCCACGCCGCGGGCGACCTTCTGCGCTTCATCGAGCGAGAGATCCTTGCCGACCTTGCCCGCTGCCCCCGGCTTGCCGTCGACCTGCAGCGGCCCGTGCCCCGACAGGTAGAGGACATTGCCCACGCGCACACCCGGCACGTAGTTGCCGCCGGGCTTGGGCGGCGATTGAAGGATGATGCCGAGCTCCTTGATGCGGGCTTCTGCGCCCATGGTGATCTCCTTGCGGGACGGTAGTGGAGAGGAGTGGACGGAGGCGGCGCGACGCGCCGGTCAGGCGCGCCCGCTCATCGAGTCGTCGTCGACGCTGACGAAGAAGAACGCGGGCCCGTCCGAGTCGGCGCGCCACACAATGGCATCGACGTCGAGCGGCTGACCCTGGGGCGGACGGAAGCGAAGTCGCGCGTTGCTGCCGACGGGAAGCTCTTCCTCCAGGCGCACCTTGGCGCCGATGGGGCTCAGGTTCACGGTGTGCCGCTCGAAGCTGCGACCGCCGGCCTCGACGGTGACGGGCCACGCCACCCTCGACCGGGGGTGTCTCCGAAGGTCGGCCATCCGATCGTCCATCGGCGATCTCCTCCGTTGTTCGGCGGGTCGAATCGCCCGTAGGTTCGCAGGATTCCCAAGACCTGTCAAGAAAGACGCCCCCCAAGGAGGACGGACGCCGTGGCAAAATGACGGCACGCCGTCGCGGCGCTCCCATGACCTACCCCGCCACCCCGTCCCCCGCCGCCACCCTGGTCCTCCTGCGCGATCGACCGACCGGTGTGCTCGAGACCCTGCTGATCCAGCGAAACCGCAAGAGCAAGTTCGCGGCGGGCGACTACGTCTTCGCGGGAGGGAAGGTTGAGGCGGACGACGTGCCCCCCGATGCCGAGCGCTTCTGCGTGGGCCTCTCCGCGACGACGGCGGCGGCGCGGCTGGGCGGCCTCGAGCCGCGGGACGCGCTCGGCTACTGGATCGGCGCCATCCGCGAGGCGTTCGAGGAGGTGGGCATGCTGCTTGCCTATGACGCCACGGGCAGCCCCGTGCGCATCGACGCCCCTCATCACGCACGCTTCGCCGGCTACCGCGCCGCCTGTCAGGCGTCCAACGCCGCCTTCTTCGACATGCTCCGGGCCGAGCGCCTCACGCTCGCCACCGATCAGCTCGCATACTTCGCCCACTGGATCACGCCCGAGGAACAGCCGATCCGCTTTGACACGCGCTTCTTCGCCGCGCCGGCGCCCGCGGGCCAGTCGCCCGAGGCGGACGGGCACGAGATCGTCAACCTGCGCTGGCTCTCGCCTGCCGAGGTGCTGGAGGCGCTCCGGCGGAAGGAGATTTCGCTGC
This window of the Candidatus Methylomirabilota bacterium genome carries:
- a CDS encoding ABC transporter substrate-binding protein; protein product: MLFTFPAAADAQVAKTHRLGVLAQDLQPGLLETVREELGRLGQVEGRNIAIDVRNAGGRSDRLPALAEELLRLKVDVILAVNTPSVQAAKKATSTVPIVIMRVADPVGQGLVGSLARPGGNVTGVAFMPDELAAKGIQLLHEVAPSITRVAALYKEDNPGGLVVVKETERRCLQLGLQFARLPVGEPPDFVAVFQAAARTRAEAVFVMDDGAMTKHRKRVTELAARQSLPLVSIYRDFAEAGGFIAYGPSLDTAYRRGADYVDRILKGARPADLPVEMPTKFDFTVNLRTAKALRLTVPPSVLVQADLVIE
- a CDS encoding helical backbone metal receptor, translated to MPPSRIVSLVPSITEILFALGVGDAVVGCTIYCTQPPEGVATKTRIGGEKNPKLELIRDLGTDLVIANVEENLREHVETLRGWGLAVHVVYPRTVVEGIALVRELGEVVGAAARGVTLAADLAARHAAARAALARRAPARVFCPIWRNPYMTLNRDTYVHDMLATCGGANVFADASKRYPEVSLGEVAAAAPDVILLPDEPYRFRRVHAADFEPYPALRAARVRFVDGKLLSWYGPRIGEALETLPGLLAA
- a CDS encoding RidA family protein; protein product: MGAEARIKELGIILQSPPKPGGNYVPGVRVGNVLYLSGHGPLQVDGKPGAAGKVGKDLSLDEAQKVARGVGINLLGSARALLGSLDKVKRVVKVLGMVNCAPGFTDTPKVINGFSDLMVEVFGENGRHARSAVGMAELPFNIPVEIEMILEVE
- a CDS encoding PilZ domain-containing protein, with amino-acid sequence MDDRMADLRRHPRSRVAWPVTVEAGGRSFERHTVNLSPIGAKVRLEEELPVGSNARLRFRPPQGQPLDVDAIVWRADSDGPAFFFVSVDDDSMSGRA